The Bos javanicus breed banteng chromosome 18, ARS-OSU_banteng_1.0, whole genome shotgun sequence genome has a segment encoding these proteins:
- the NUMBL gene encoding numb-like protein isoform X3: MNKLRQSLRRRKPAYVPEASRPHQWQADEDAVRKGTCSFPVRYLGHVEVEESRGMHVCEDAVKKLKAMGRKSVKSVLWVSADGLRVVDDKTKDLLVDQTIEKVSFCAPDRNLDKAFSYICRDGTTRRWICHCFLALKDSGERLSHAVGCAFAACLERKQRREKECGVTAAFDASRTSFAREGSFRLSGGGRPAEREAQDKKKAEAAAAPTAAPGPAQPGHVSPTPATTSPGEKGEAGTPVPAGTTAAAIPRRHAPLEQLVRQGSFRGFPALSQKNSPFKRQLSLRLNELPSTLQRRTDFQVKGTVPEMEPPGASDSDSISALCTQISSSFASAGAPASGPPPASTGTSAWGEPSVTPSAAFQPGHKRTPSEAERWLEEVSQVAKAQQQQQQQQQQAAPVPTVPPGLQPFPAPVGPFDATPAQVAVFLPAPHMQPPFVPAYPGLGYPPMPRVPVVGITPSQMVANAFCSAAQLQPQPATLLGKAGAFPPPAAPSAPGGQARPRPNGAPWPPEPAPAPAPELDPFEAQWAALEGKPAVEKPSNPFSGDLQKTFEIEL, encoded by the exons ATGAACAAGCTAAGGCAGAGCCTGCGGCGGAGGAAGCCAGCCTATGTGCCTGAAGCATCGCGCCCACACCAGTGGCAAGCGGATGAGGATGCGGTGCGCAAGGGCACGTGCAGCTTCCCGGTCAGG TACTTGGGCCACGTGGAGGTGGAGGAGTCCCGGGGGATGCACGTgtgtgaagatgctgtgaagaagTTGAAGGCG ATGGGTCGGAAGTCCGTGAAGTCTGTCCTGTGGGTGTCAGCCGATGGGCTCCGGGTTGTGGATGACAAGACCAAG GATCTGCTGGTGGACCAGACCATCGAAAAGGTCTCCTTCTGTGCTCCTGACCGCAACCTGGACAAGGCTTTCTCCTACATCTGCCGTGATGGGACCACCCGTCGCTggatctgccactgtttcctggCACTCAAGGATTCG GGCGAGAGGCTGAGCCACGCGGTGGGCTGTGCTTTTGCGGCCTGCCTGGAGCGGAAACAGCGGCGGGAGAAGGAATGCGGGGTCACAGCTGCCTTCGACGCCAGCCGCACCAGCTTCGCCCGCGAGGGCTCCTTCCGCCTGTCTGGGGGCGGGCGGCCGGCGGAGCGAGAGGCCCAGGACAAAAAGAAAG cagaagcagcagctgccCCAACTGCGGCTCCTGGCCCTGCCCAGCCTGGGCACGTGTCCCCAACACCGGCCACCACATCCCCTGGTGAGAAGGGTGAGGCAGGCACCCCAGTGCCTGCAGGCACCACTGCGGCTGCCATCCCCCGGCGCCATGCCCCCCTGGAGCAGCTGGTTCGTCAGGGTTCCTTCCGTGGGTTCCCAGCACTCAGCCAGAAGAACTCACCTTTCAAACGGCAGCTGAGCCTACGGCTGAATGAGCTGCCATCCACACTGCAGCGCCGCACTGACTTCCAGGTGAAGGGCACAG TGCCTGAGATGGAGCCGCCTGGTGCCAGTGACAGCGACAGCATCAGTGCCCTCTGCACGCAGATCAGCTCGTCGTTTGCCAGTGCTGGAGCCCCAGCATCAGGGCCCCCGCCGGCCTCAACAG ggACTTCTGCCTGGGGTGAGCCCTCCGTGACCCCCTCAGCTGCCTTCCAGCCTGGGCACAAGCGGACTCCTTCGGAGGCCGAGAGGTGGCTGGAGGAAGTGTCCCAGGTGGCAAaggcacagcagcagcagcagcagcagcagcagcaggcggcCCCTGTGCCCACTGTGCCCCCCGGCCTGCAGCCCTTCCCTGCCCCCGTGGGGCCCTTTGACGCCACACCGGCCCAGGTGGCTGTGTTCCTGCCGGCCCCGCACATGCAGCCCCCTTTTGTGCCCGCCTACCCGGGCTTGGGCTACCCACCCATGCCCCGTGTGCCCGTGGTGGGCATCACCCCCTCACAGATGGTGGCCAACGCCTTCTGCTCAGCCGCACAGCTCCAGCCCCAACCCGCCACCCTGCTCGGGAAAGCTGGGGCCTTCCCACCCCCTGCTGCCCCCAGCGCCCCTGGGGGCCAGGCCCGTCCACGCCCCAATGGGGCGCCCTGGCCCCCAGAGCCAGCACCAGCCCCGGCCCCTGAGTTGGACCCCTTCGAGGCCCAGTGGGCAGCATTAGAAGGCAAACCTGCTGTGGAGAAGCCTTCCAACCCCTTCTCGGGCGACCTGCAGAAGACCTTCGAGATTGAACTGTAG
- the NUMBL gene encoding numb-like protein isoform X2: protein MSRSAAARGGLRRPEQHLPPAPCGALGPPEISRTEPDGAGTMNKLRQSLRRRKPAYVPEASRPHQWQADEDAVRKGTCSFPVRYLGHVEVEESRGMHVCEDAVKKLKAMGRKSVKSVLWVSADGLRVVDDKTKDLLVDQTIEKVSFCAPDRNLDKAFSYICRDGTTRRWICHCFLALKDSGERLSHAVGCAFAACLERKQRREKECGVTAAFDASRTSFAREGSFRLSGGGRPAEREAQDKKKEAAAAPTAAPGPAQPGHVSPTPATTSPGEKGEAGTPVPAGTTAAAIPRRHAPLEQLVRQGSFRGFPALSQKNSPFKRQLSLRLNELPSTLQRRTDFQVKGTVPEMEPPGASDSDSISALCTQISSSFASAGAPASGPPPASTGTSAWGEPSVTPSAAFQPGHKRTPSEAERWLEEVSQVAKAQQQQQQQQQQAAPVPTVPPGLQPFPAPVGPFDATPAQVAVFLPAPHMQPPFVPAYPGLGYPPMPRVPVVGITPSQMVANAFCSAAQLQPQPATLLGKAGAFPPPAAPSAPGGQARPRPNGAPWPPEPAPAPAPELDPFEAQWAALEGKPAVEKPSNPFSGDLQKTFEIEL, encoded by the exons ATGTCCCGCAGCGCGGCGGCCAGA GGCGGACTGAGGAGGCCTGAGCAGcatctgccccctgccccctgtgGGGCCCTGGGGCCCCCTGAAATCTCCAGGACGGAGCCAG ACGGGGCGGGCACCATGAACAAGCTAAGGCAGAGCCTGCGGCGGAGGAAGCCAGCCTATGTGCCTGAAGCATCGCGCCCACACCAGTGGCAAGCGGATGAGGATGCGGTGCGCAAGGGCACGTGCAGCTTCCCGGTCAGG TACTTGGGCCACGTGGAGGTGGAGGAGTCCCGGGGGATGCACGTgtgtgaagatgctgtgaagaagTTGAAGGCG ATGGGTCGGAAGTCCGTGAAGTCTGTCCTGTGGGTGTCAGCCGATGGGCTCCGGGTTGTGGATGACAAGACCAAG GATCTGCTGGTGGACCAGACCATCGAAAAGGTCTCCTTCTGTGCTCCTGACCGCAACCTGGACAAGGCTTTCTCCTACATCTGCCGTGATGGGACCACCCGTCGCTggatctgccactgtttcctggCACTCAAGGATTCG GGCGAGAGGCTGAGCCACGCGGTGGGCTGTGCTTTTGCGGCCTGCCTGGAGCGGAAACAGCGGCGGGAGAAGGAATGCGGGGTCACAGCTGCCTTCGACGCCAGCCGCACCAGCTTCGCCCGCGAGGGCTCCTTCCGCCTGTCTGGGGGCGGGCGGCCGGCGGAGCGAGAGGCCCAGGACAAAAAGAAAG aagcagcagctgccCCAACTGCGGCTCCTGGCCCTGCCCAGCCTGGGCACGTGTCCCCAACACCGGCCACCACATCCCCTGGTGAGAAGGGTGAGGCAGGCACCCCAGTGCCTGCAGGCACCACTGCGGCTGCCATCCCCCGGCGCCATGCCCCCCTGGAGCAGCTGGTTCGTCAGGGTTCCTTCCGTGGGTTCCCAGCACTCAGCCAGAAGAACTCACCTTTCAAACGGCAGCTGAGCCTACGGCTGAATGAGCTGCCATCCACACTGCAGCGCCGCACTGACTTCCAGGTGAAGGGCACAG TGCCTGAGATGGAGCCGCCTGGTGCCAGTGACAGCGACAGCATCAGTGCCCTCTGCACGCAGATCAGCTCGTCGTTTGCCAGTGCTGGAGCCCCAGCATCAGGGCCCCCGCCGGCCTCAACAG ggACTTCTGCCTGGGGTGAGCCCTCCGTGACCCCCTCAGCTGCCTTCCAGCCTGGGCACAAGCGGACTCCTTCGGAGGCCGAGAGGTGGCTGGAGGAAGTGTCCCAGGTGGCAAaggcacagcagcagcagcagcagcagcagcagcaggcggcCCCTGTGCCCACTGTGCCCCCCGGCCTGCAGCCCTTCCCTGCCCCCGTGGGGCCCTTTGACGCCACACCGGCCCAGGTGGCTGTGTTCCTGCCGGCCCCGCACATGCAGCCCCCTTTTGTGCCCGCCTACCCGGGCTTGGGCTACCCACCCATGCCCCGTGTGCCCGTGGTGGGCATCACCCCCTCACAGATGGTGGCCAACGCCTTCTGCTCAGCCGCACAGCTCCAGCCCCAACCCGCCACCCTGCTCGGGAAAGCTGGGGCCTTCCCACCCCCTGCTGCCCCCAGCGCCCCTGGGGGCCAGGCCCGTCCACGCCCCAATGGGGCGCCCTGGCCCCCAGAGCCAGCACCAGCCCCGGCCCCTGAGTTGGACCCCTTCGAGGCCCAGTGGGCAGCATTAGAAGGCAAACCTGCTGTGGAGAAGCCTTCCAACCCCTTCTCGGGCGACCTGCAGAAGACCTTCGAGATTGAACTGTAG
- the NUMBL gene encoding numb-like protein isoform X1 encodes MSRSAAARGGLRRPEQHLPPAPCGALGPPEISRTEPDGAGTMNKLRQSLRRRKPAYVPEASRPHQWQADEDAVRKGTCSFPVRYLGHVEVEESRGMHVCEDAVKKLKAMGRKSVKSVLWVSADGLRVVDDKTKDLLVDQTIEKVSFCAPDRNLDKAFSYICRDGTTRRWICHCFLALKDSGERLSHAVGCAFAACLERKQRREKECGVTAAFDASRTSFAREGSFRLSGGGRPAEREAQDKKKAEAAAAPTAAPGPAQPGHVSPTPATTSPGEKGEAGTPVPAGTTAAAIPRRHAPLEQLVRQGSFRGFPALSQKNSPFKRQLSLRLNELPSTLQRRTDFQVKGTVPEMEPPGASDSDSISALCTQISSSFASAGAPASGPPPASTGTSAWGEPSVTPSAAFQPGHKRTPSEAERWLEEVSQVAKAQQQQQQQQQQAAPVPTVPPGLQPFPAPVGPFDATPAQVAVFLPAPHMQPPFVPAYPGLGYPPMPRVPVVGITPSQMVANAFCSAAQLQPQPATLLGKAGAFPPPAAPSAPGGQARPRPNGAPWPPEPAPAPAPELDPFEAQWAALEGKPAVEKPSNPFSGDLQKTFEIEL; translated from the exons ATGTCCCGCAGCGCGGCGGCCAGA GGCGGACTGAGGAGGCCTGAGCAGcatctgccccctgccccctgtgGGGCCCTGGGGCCCCCTGAAATCTCCAGGACGGAGCCAG ACGGGGCGGGCACCATGAACAAGCTAAGGCAGAGCCTGCGGCGGAGGAAGCCAGCCTATGTGCCTGAAGCATCGCGCCCACACCAGTGGCAAGCGGATGAGGATGCGGTGCGCAAGGGCACGTGCAGCTTCCCGGTCAGG TACTTGGGCCACGTGGAGGTGGAGGAGTCCCGGGGGATGCACGTgtgtgaagatgctgtgaagaagTTGAAGGCG ATGGGTCGGAAGTCCGTGAAGTCTGTCCTGTGGGTGTCAGCCGATGGGCTCCGGGTTGTGGATGACAAGACCAAG GATCTGCTGGTGGACCAGACCATCGAAAAGGTCTCCTTCTGTGCTCCTGACCGCAACCTGGACAAGGCTTTCTCCTACATCTGCCGTGATGGGACCACCCGTCGCTggatctgccactgtttcctggCACTCAAGGATTCG GGCGAGAGGCTGAGCCACGCGGTGGGCTGTGCTTTTGCGGCCTGCCTGGAGCGGAAACAGCGGCGGGAGAAGGAATGCGGGGTCACAGCTGCCTTCGACGCCAGCCGCACCAGCTTCGCCCGCGAGGGCTCCTTCCGCCTGTCTGGGGGCGGGCGGCCGGCGGAGCGAGAGGCCCAGGACAAAAAGAAAG cagaagcagcagctgccCCAACTGCGGCTCCTGGCCCTGCCCAGCCTGGGCACGTGTCCCCAACACCGGCCACCACATCCCCTGGTGAGAAGGGTGAGGCAGGCACCCCAGTGCCTGCAGGCACCACTGCGGCTGCCATCCCCCGGCGCCATGCCCCCCTGGAGCAGCTGGTTCGTCAGGGTTCCTTCCGTGGGTTCCCAGCACTCAGCCAGAAGAACTCACCTTTCAAACGGCAGCTGAGCCTACGGCTGAATGAGCTGCCATCCACACTGCAGCGCCGCACTGACTTCCAGGTGAAGGGCACAG TGCCTGAGATGGAGCCGCCTGGTGCCAGTGACAGCGACAGCATCAGTGCCCTCTGCACGCAGATCAGCTCGTCGTTTGCCAGTGCTGGAGCCCCAGCATCAGGGCCCCCGCCGGCCTCAACAG ggACTTCTGCCTGGGGTGAGCCCTCCGTGACCCCCTCAGCTGCCTTCCAGCCTGGGCACAAGCGGACTCCTTCGGAGGCCGAGAGGTGGCTGGAGGAAGTGTCCCAGGTGGCAAaggcacagcagcagcagcagcagcagcagcagcaggcggcCCCTGTGCCCACTGTGCCCCCCGGCCTGCAGCCCTTCCCTGCCCCCGTGGGGCCCTTTGACGCCACACCGGCCCAGGTGGCTGTGTTCCTGCCGGCCCCGCACATGCAGCCCCCTTTTGTGCCCGCCTACCCGGGCTTGGGCTACCCACCCATGCCCCGTGTGCCCGTGGTGGGCATCACCCCCTCACAGATGGTGGCCAACGCCTTCTGCTCAGCCGCACAGCTCCAGCCCCAACCCGCCACCCTGCTCGGGAAAGCTGGGGCCTTCCCACCCCCTGCTGCCCCCAGCGCCCCTGGGGGCCAGGCCCGTCCACGCCCCAATGGGGCGCCCTGGCCCCCAGAGCCAGCACCAGCCCCGGCCCCTGAGTTGGACCCCTTCGAGGCCCAGTGGGCAGCATTAGAAGGCAAACCTGCTGTGGAGAAGCCTTCCAACCCCTTCTCGGGCGACCTGCAGAAGACCTTCGAGATTGAACTGTAG
- the NUMBL gene encoding numb-like protein isoform X4: protein MHVCEDAVKKLKAMGRKSVKSVLWVSADGLRVVDDKTKDLLVDQTIEKVSFCAPDRNLDKAFSYICRDGTTRRWICHCFLALKDSGERLSHAVGCAFAACLERKQRREKECGVTAAFDASRTSFAREGSFRLSGGGRPAEREAQDKKKAEAAAAPTAAPGPAQPGHVSPTPATTSPGEKGEAGTPVPAGTTAAAIPRRHAPLEQLVRQGSFRGFPALSQKNSPFKRQLSLRLNELPSTLQRRTDFQVKGTVPEMEPPGASDSDSISALCTQISSSFASAGAPASGPPPASTGTSAWGEPSVTPSAAFQPGHKRTPSEAERWLEEVSQVAKAQQQQQQQQQQAAPVPTVPPGLQPFPAPVGPFDATPAQVAVFLPAPHMQPPFVPAYPGLGYPPMPRVPVVGITPSQMVANAFCSAAQLQPQPATLLGKAGAFPPPAAPSAPGGQARPRPNGAPWPPEPAPAPAPELDPFEAQWAALEGKPAVEKPSNPFSGDLQKTFEIEL, encoded by the exons ATGCACGTgtgtgaagatgctgtgaagaagTTGAAGGCG ATGGGTCGGAAGTCCGTGAAGTCTGTCCTGTGGGTGTCAGCCGATGGGCTCCGGGTTGTGGATGACAAGACCAAG GATCTGCTGGTGGACCAGACCATCGAAAAGGTCTCCTTCTGTGCTCCTGACCGCAACCTGGACAAGGCTTTCTCCTACATCTGCCGTGATGGGACCACCCGTCGCTggatctgccactgtttcctggCACTCAAGGATTCG GGCGAGAGGCTGAGCCACGCGGTGGGCTGTGCTTTTGCGGCCTGCCTGGAGCGGAAACAGCGGCGGGAGAAGGAATGCGGGGTCACAGCTGCCTTCGACGCCAGCCGCACCAGCTTCGCCCGCGAGGGCTCCTTCCGCCTGTCTGGGGGCGGGCGGCCGGCGGAGCGAGAGGCCCAGGACAAAAAGAAAG cagaagcagcagctgccCCAACTGCGGCTCCTGGCCCTGCCCAGCCTGGGCACGTGTCCCCAACACCGGCCACCACATCCCCTGGTGAGAAGGGTGAGGCAGGCACCCCAGTGCCTGCAGGCACCACTGCGGCTGCCATCCCCCGGCGCCATGCCCCCCTGGAGCAGCTGGTTCGTCAGGGTTCCTTCCGTGGGTTCCCAGCACTCAGCCAGAAGAACTCACCTTTCAAACGGCAGCTGAGCCTACGGCTGAATGAGCTGCCATCCACACTGCAGCGCCGCACTGACTTCCAGGTGAAGGGCACAG TGCCTGAGATGGAGCCGCCTGGTGCCAGTGACAGCGACAGCATCAGTGCCCTCTGCACGCAGATCAGCTCGTCGTTTGCCAGTGCTGGAGCCCCAGCATCAGGGCCCCCGCCGGCCTCAACAG ggACTTCTGCCTGGGGTGAGCCCTCCGTGACCCCCTCAGCTGCCTTCCAGCCTGGGCACAAGCGGACTCCTTCGGAGGCCGAGAGGTGGCTGGAGGAAGTGTCCCAGGTGGCAAaggcacagcagcagcagcagcagcagcagcagcaggcggcCCCTGTGCCCACTGTGCCCCCCGGCCTGCAGCCCTTCCCTGCCCCCGTGGGGCCCTTTGACGCCACACCGGCCCAGGTGGCTGTGTTCCTGCCGGCCCCGCACATGCAGCCCCCTTTTGTGCCCGCCTACCCGGGCTTGGGCTACCCACCCATGCCCCGTGTGCCCGTGGTGGGCATCACCCCCTCACAGATGGTGGCCAACGCCTTCTGCTCAGCCGCACAGCTCCAGCCCCAACCCGCCACCCTGCTCGGGAAAGCTGGGGCCTTCCCACCCCCTGCTGCCCCCAGCGCCCCTGGGGGCCAGGCCCGTCCACGCCCCAATGGGGCGCCCTGGCCCCCAGAGCCAGCACCAGCCCCGGCCCCTGAGTTGGACCCCTTCGAGGCCCAGTGGGCAGCATTAGAAGGCAAACCTGCTGTGGAGAAGCCTTCCAACCCCTTCTCGGGCGACCTGCAGAAGACCTTCGAGATTGAACTGTAG